AACTTCTGAAATTGAATTAACATGGAGGTTTAAAGAATATGGAAATAAAAGCAGCAGACGTGATGAAGTTGCGTAAAGCAACAAACGCCGGAATGATGGACTGCAAACATGCATTACAAGAAGCTGAGGGAGATTTCGACAAAGCCGTTGATATCATCCGTAAGAAAGGTCTTGTTGTTGCAAGCAAACGTGCAGACAGAGAAGCAAAAGAAGGATGCGTTTTAGCCAAAACCGATGGAAAGAATGCAGTTATGGTTTCCTTAAACTGCGAAACTGACTTCGTGGCTAAAAACGAGGGATTCATTGCTTTCACGACCAAAATTCTTGACGCCGCTTTAGCTAATATGCCTGCAACTACCGAAGATTTGTTGGCTATCCAACTGGACGGTAGAAGTATCGCTGACCAGATTTCAGAACAAACCGGTGTTATCGGTGAGAAACTGGAATTAAGCTACTACGGCTCTGTAAAAGCAGAAGATTGCGTGATCTACATTCACCCGGGAAACATGTTGGCAACCGTTGTTGGTTTCAACAAAGCAGCTGACACCCAAGTGAAGAAAAATATCGCCATGCAAGTGGCAGCCATGGCTCCTGTTGCCGTGGATAAAGACGGTATTCCTCAAAACGTTATCGATCACGAATTCGAGATCGGTCGCGAAAAAGCTCGTGAAGAAGGTAAACCGGAAAACATGCTGGATAAAATTGCTCAAGGTCGCTTGAACAAATTCTTCCAAGAGTCTACCTTGTTAAACCAAGTTTTCGAGCAAGACGGTAAAATGTCTGTAAAAGAGTACTTGAAAAGCGTAGATAAAGATTTAACTGTTACCGCTTTCTTACGTTTCACGTTGAACGCCTAATACAGGAAACAAATCTTTGAAATATAGAAACAGGCTTAGTAATAGGCCTGTTTTTTTATCCACTCACACCCACTATATGCAGCAAGAATACACCTACATTCTTTTAGACCTCGACGGTACGGTCACCGATTCTATGGAAGGAATCACCAAATCAATCCGGTACGCCTTGAAACACTTTGGAATAGAAGTGAGTGACTTGAACGAACTACGTAAATTCGTGGGTCCCCCGTTGAAAGAATCCTTGATGGAATTCTGCCATTTCAGCGCGGACCAGGCCGAGAAAGGCATCCGGAAGTACCGGGAAAGATTCGCCGACACGGGCATATACGAAAACGCCGTTTATCCCGGCATGGAACGCCTTCTGCAAGAATTAAACGAGGCCGGAAAACAAGTGATGCTCGCTACCGGAAAACCGGCTTATTACGCCGAAAAGATACTTGATCATTTCCACTTGAGCGATTACTTCAAATTCGTCGGGGGAAGCGGGCTTGACGGCTCGTTATCTCACAAAGACGAGGTGATCCGTCACGTGCTGGAAAATAATGATATCCGGGACTTGAGCAAGGTGGTCATGGTGGGGGATCGGAAGCATGACATCATCGGGGCCCGGAAGACCGGAATTGACTGTATCGGGGTTTTATACGGTTACGGGGATCGGGAAGAATTAACCCAAGCCGGAGCCAAACGGATCGTCGCATCGGTAGAGGAATTAAAACAGGCGTTATTACCCAAAAACCACCTACATAATCAGTAAACAGTCTTGTACAGATCGAGTTATTGTACTATATTTGTTTACTCGATTAATAATTTTTATTGATGAATACATTTAAGCCGGAAATACAAGAATTATTAAAAGCCGTTGAAAAGAAGTACTCTCAAAATTTAAGGACAACCACTGATTTTGATGTATTTTCTCTTCACTTAAAGCTTCAACTCGATGTATCCATATCCACTTCGACCCTAAAGCGGTTGTGGGGCTATGTCAAAGACAAGCAC
The window above is part of the Butyricimonas paravirosa genome. Proteins encoded here:
- the tsf gene encoding translation elongation factor Ts, which translates into the protein MEIKAADVMKLRKATNAGMMDCKHALQEAEGDFDKAVDIIRKKGLVVASKRADREAKEGCVLAKTDGKNAVMVSLNCETDFVAKNEGFIAFTTKILDAALANMPATTEDLLAIQLDGRSIADQISEQTGVIGEKLELSYYGSVKAEDCVIYIHPGNMLATVVGFNKAADTQVKKNIAMQVAAMAPVAVDKDGIPQNVIDHEFEIGREKAREEGKPENMLDKIAQGRLNKFFQESTLLNQVFEQDGKMSVKEYLKSVDKDLTVTAFLRFTLNA
- a CDS encoding HAD family hydrolase — protein: MQQEYTYILLDLDGTVTDSMEGITKSIRYALKHFGIEVSDLNELRKFVGPPLKESLMEFCHFSADQAEKGIRKYRERFADTGIYENAVYPGMERLLQELNEAGKQVMLATGKPAYYAEKILDHFHLSDYFKFVGGSGLDGSLSHKDEVIRHVLENNDIRDLSKVVMVGDRKHDIIGARKTGIDCIGVLYGYGDREELTQAGAKRIVASVEELKQALLPKNHLHNQ